A window of Cryptosporangium phraense genomic DNA:
CTCGGCCTCGCGCAGGTCCCAGACCAGCACTCCGGCGTAGGCCGTCCGGATCGGCTCCGGCGTGAACTCCAACGCCGTGACCAGCCCGAAGTTCGCGCCACCACCGCCCCGCAGGGCCCAGAAGAGTTCCGGATCGTGGTTCGCGTCGATCCGGACGAGCTCCCCGTCGGCGGTGATCAGCTCGACGGCGGTCACCGAGTTCGCGGCCAGCCCCCTCGACCGGCCGTACCACCCGATGCCCCCGCCGAGCGTGTGACCGACGATCCCGCCGGTCGGTGCCGTCCCGTGCAGGACGGCCAGCCCGTACTCGCCGAGCATGTCGATCAGCGGCACCCAGATCGCCCCCGCGCCGACGCGCACCGTTCCGGCGCCGGGGTCGATCTGGTAGTCGCTGAGCCGATTCGTGCGGACGAGCACGGTGTCGCTGAGGTCGCCGAACGAGTAGGCGCCGTGGCCGGTGCCGATCGGCGCCACCCGCAGCCCGTCCGCGGCGGCCTGCCGGACGACGTCGATCGCCTCGTCCGGCGTGCGCGGGAAGGCCACGGCGGCCGGCCTCAGGTCGGCGGCCAGGGCCCAGGTTCTGCACGCCGTTTCGTACTCGGCGTCCACTGGACGGTAGATGTGCCGCTCAAGTCTGGTTGCATATTCAACAACTGTCACACCTGCGATGACGGGATATACGGCCGGAAGTTCACCAAGTTCGGCATGCGAACTTTGTTCGCATTGCGTCGGCCGGGGAAACCGCAGCATGCTGGGGCGATGCGGATTGTTGTCATCGGTGGAAGCGGTCACATCGGAACGTTCCTGGTCCCCCGGTTGGTACGGGCCGGCCACGAGGTCATCACGATCAGCCGCGGCACCCGCGGGCCGTACGTCTCGTCGCCCGAGTGGGAGAGCGTCCGGCTGGTCACGGCCGACCGGGAGCGGGACTCCACGTTCGACGACCGGGTCGTCGGTCTGGCTCCCGACGTCGTCGTGGACCTGGTCTGTTTCACGCTCGCGTCGGCATCGGCGCTGGTCGAGCGCCTCCGCGGCGAGGTCGGTCACCTGGTGCACTGCGGCTCGATCTGGCGGTACGGGGTTTCGCACCGGATCCCGATCACCGAGGAGACCGGCACCCCGCCGTTCGGCGAGTACGGCATCGAGAAGGACCGCATCGCGCGGATGCTGAAGGAGGAGACCGCCTCCGGCGGCCTGGTGACCACGTCACTGCATCCGGGCCACATCGTCGGTCCCGGTTGGGTGCCGATCAACCCGCTCGGGAACCTCGACCTCTCCGTCTGGCGGACGCTCGCCGCCGGCGAGCCGCTCCGAATCCCCGGCCTGGGCGCCGAGATGATGCACCACGTCCATGCGGACGACGTGGCGCAGGCTTTCGAAGTCGCTGTTTCGCATCGGTCCGAGGCCGCGGGCGAAGACTTCAACGCGGTGGCCCCCAGCGCGATCACGGTTCGCGGGTACGCGGAGGCGGCGGCGGCGTGGTTCGGGAAGCGGGCTGTGTTGGAGTCGGTGAGCTGGGCGGAATTCGAGGAGACGACGC
This region includes:
- a CDS encoding NAD-dependent epimerase/dehydratase family protein, with the protein product MRIVVIGGSGHIGTFLVPRLVRAGHEVITISRGTRGPYVSSPEWESVRLVTADRERDSTFDDRVVGLAPDVVVDLVCFTLASASALVERLRGEVGHLVHCGSIWRYGVSHRIPITEETGTPPFGEYGIEKDRIARMLKEETASGGLVTTSLHPGHIVGPGWVPINPLGNLDLSVWRTLAAGEPLRIPGLGAEMMHHVHADDVAQAFEVAVSHRSEAAGEDFNAVAPSAITVRGYAEAAAAWFGKRAVLESVSWAEFEETTPKEHAETSWEHLVRSQCASIEKARTRLGYAPRYEPMEAVEESVRWLILHGELTL